The Psychromonas sp. MME1 genome window below encodes:
- a CDS encoding ABC transporter substrate binding protein: protein MKKVLCFALYIILLFFSFPIFAKQKILIIESYHSQHSWDQSYIEGIKSVLNDDFELIYFQINGKRIAKYQYQQQANLAWEFFEEKQPDLVILGDDIALLHLGERLNQTQTPVIYLGINNNPRNYNIYPSDNICGVLERPLIKRAIPTIAQVLAKKVNRVLLLFDNSTTSHVILNEVFANSTKIKVSSIEVEIKLIGNWEIWQEEINNADENNYDALFIGTYHTLTNDKGEHISEDTIINWSVNHTPIPPFAFWDFSVGEDKAIGGLVLVGFEQGKIAAEMAKEVLTTDKKMSLLRPRTAQRGQYIFSRHGLQKYGITLPEDIAAKATLID from the coding sequence ATGAAAAAAGTATTATGCTTTGCTTTATATATCATACTGTTATTTTTTTCTTTCCCCATATTTGCAAAACAAAAAATATTAATAATAGAAAGTTACCACAGTCAACACAGCTGGGACCAAAGCTATATTGAAGGCATAAAATCTGTACTTAATGATGACTTTGAACTTATCTATTTCCAAATAAATGGCAAACGAATAGCTAAATATCAGTATCAACAGCAAGCCAATTTAGCATGGGAATTTTTTGAGGAGAAACAACCTGATTTAGTTATATTAGGTGATGATATTGCACTACTCCATCTCGGTGAACGTTTAAATCAAACACAAACTCCGGTCATCTATTTGGGAATAAATAACAATCCTCGCAATTACAATATCTATCCCAGTGATAATATTTGTGGAGTGTTAGAACGACCACTCATTAAACGAGCTATTCCAACCATTGCTCAGGTACTTGCTAAAAAAGTAAATCGCGTCTTACTCCTATTTGATAACAGTACCACTTCTCACGTCATTTTAAATGAGGTCTTTGCGAACTCGACTAAGATAAAAGTATCATCGATAGAAGTAGAAATAAAACTTATCGGTAACTGGGAAATTTGGCAGGAGGAGATAAATAATGCAGATGAAAATAATTATGACGCACTATTTATTGGCACCTATCACACCCTTACTAACGATAAAGGCGAACATATTTCAGAAGATACAATTATCAATTGGAGCGTCAACCACACGCCAATTCCTCCCTTTGCATTTTGGGATTTTTCCGTAGGAGAAGATAAAGCAATTGGAGGATTAGTCCTCGTTGGCTTTGAGCAAGGAAAAATAGCAGCAGAAATGGCCAAAGAGGTATTAACTACAGACAAAAAAATGTCTTTATTAAGACCTAGAACAGCCCAAAGAGGGCAATATATATTTAGCCGCCATGGCTTACAAAAGTATGGCATCACACTGCCGGAAGATATTGCAGCTAAAGCAACCTTGATAGATTAA
- the cynS gene encoding cyanase, with protein MSDLTNLLLEAKSNKGLSFTDLGDALGRSEVWTASLIYGQASASIEEAQALLSILEIDLSWTKALTQYPVKGLIDTVPTDPLIYRFYEIMQVYGLPLKDVIQEKFGDGIMSAIDFTLSVDKEENPAGDRVVITMNGKFLGYKKW; from the coding sequence ATGTCTGATTTAACAAATCTACTGTTAGAGGCAAAATCAAATAAAGGCTTATCCTTTACGGATCTCGGGGATGCGCTAGGCAGAAGTGAAGTATGGACCGCTTCACTTATCTATGGCCAAGCCAGTGCATCAATTGAAGAAGCGCAAGCTTTACTTTCCATACTAGAAATTGATTTATCATGGACTAAAGCGCTTACGCAATATCCAGTTAAAGGGCTCATTGATACCGTACCAACTGACCCCTTAATTTATCGCTTCTATGAAATTATGCAAGTTTACGGACTCCCGCTTAAAGATGTTATTCAAGAAAAATTTGGGGATGGTATCATGAGTGCAATAGATTTCACTCTTAGCGTCGATAAAGAAGAAAACCCTGCTGGCGATCGGGTCGTGATCACCATGAATGGTAAATTTTTAGGTTATAAAAAGTGGTAA
- a CDS encoding formate/nitrite transporter family protein has protein sequence MSYIEPSEFVTKMVDSGEQKVYMSTKDTLIRAFMAGAILGLAAVFAITVATKTGSPILGACLFPVGFIMLYLMKFDLLTGVFTLAPLALFDKRPGVTAAGVLRNWGLVFIGNFAGALTTAFFISFILTYGYSTDGGALAAKVSSIGEARTLGYQEHGLGGWITIFIRGMLCNWMVSMGVVGAMISTSAGAKMAAMWMPVMLFFFMGFEHSIVNMFLFPFSMIMGGDFTVYDYLLWNEIPTVLGNLVGGLLLVGLPLYFTHVKTSPVRKIA, from the coding sequence ATGTCATATATAGAACCGAGTGAATTTGTCACCAAAATGGTTGATTCTGGTGAACAAAAAGTATACATGTCGACGAAAGACACCCTTATACGTGCATTTATGGCGGGGGCCATTTTAGGTTTAGCCGCTGTGTTTGCGATAACCGTGGCAACAAAAACAGGGAGTCCTATTTTAGGTGCTTGTCTGTTTCCAGTCGGTTTTATTATGCTTTATTTGATGAAATTTGATCTGTTAACGGGAGTATTTACGCTGGCTCCATTAGCGTTATTTGATAAACGTCCAGGTGTTACCGCTGCTGGCGTGCTTCGTAACTGGGGGCTTGTTTTTATTGGTAACTTTGCTGGTGCTTTAACCACCGCCTTTTTCATCTCGTTTATTCTAACCTATGGTTACTCTACGGATGGCGGCGCTTTAGCTGCTAAAGTAAGTAGTATTGGTGAAGCTAGAACATTAGGCTATCAAGAACATGGTCTAGGTGGTTGGATAACGATTTTTATTCGCGGTATGTTATGTAACTGGATGGTCTCCATGGGGGTTGTTGGAGCAATGATTTCCACCAGTGCTGGGGCTAAAATGGCCGCCATGTGGATGCCTGTTATGCTGTTCTTCTTCATGGGGTTTGAGCATTCAATTGTTAATATGTTTTTATTCCCTTTCTCTATGATCATGGGGGGAGACTTTACAGTTTATGATTACTTATTATGGAATGAAATTCCTACCGTATTAGGTAACCTTGTCGGTGGCTTGTTACTGGTTGGTTTACCACTTTATTTCACCCATGTTAAAACATCACCTGTGCGTAAAATTGCTTAA
- a CDS encoding bifunctional protein-serine/threonine kinase/phosphatase, with product MEQALAVSIGQATDKGIKKINQDAMGYVIPNEPLLSSKGVVLAMADGISSSHVSQIASDTAVASFLADYYCTSDSWSVNTSAQKVIKSINHWLYAQTANSPYRYEKDKGYIATFSTLIIKSNTAHLLHCGDTRILRISDNQLVQLTQDHRRVVSSEVSYLTRALGIDPALDIDYHSEIIAEGDLFILATDGVYEFVSEAYILATIAEFDNLTLAAERIIEQAMLSGSDDNLTIQIVKIEKLPNYQLSEVQQHVSMLPLPPRLTARMVFDGYTILREIYISSRSHVFLASDIESQQLVVIKTPSTELRNDKQYLERFMLEEWIAKRINNPHVVKAIEPTRKRNFLYLVSEYIEGISLKQWMIDNPQATINQVRDIIGQVAKGLQAFHRQEMVHQDLRPDNIMIDHNQTVKIIDFGSTFIAGVTDIKNEEAVRGTMRYSAPEYFLGEVGTARSDIYALAVITYQMLSGRFPYHAKIAQVRSLSAQRRLSYTSLINDDTEFPIWIDDTLRKALNVEPAKRYAELSEFIHDLKQPNKRFINRTSRPLIERNPVLFWQGMSFILLLIIVAQWLI from the coding sequence ATGGAGCAAGCGTTAGCTGTCAGCATTGGTCAAGCAACCGATAAAGGTATTAAAAAAATCAATCAAGATGCAATGGGATATGTTATCCCTAACGAACCTTTATTAAGTAGCAAAGGTGTTGTGCTGGCTATGGCTGACGGGATCAGTTCAAGTCATGTTAGTCAAATAGCCAGCGATACCGCTGTGGCAAGTTTTTTAGCAGATTATTATTGTACCTCTGATTCTTGGTCTGTTAACACATCGGCTCAGAAAGTCATTAAATCAATCAATCATTGGTTATATGCACAAACAGCTAATAGCCCCTATCGTTATGAAAAAGATAAAGGCTACATTGCGACTTTTAGCACCCTCATCATTAAATCTAATACAGCCCATTTATTGCACTGCGGTGATACCCGTATTTTGCGTATTTCAGATAATCAATTAGTACAATTAACCCAGGATCATCGCCGCGTTGTTTCTTCAGAAGTGAGTTATTTAACGCGTGCTTTAGGGATAGATCCCGCTTTAGATATTGATTATCACAGTGAAATTATCGCAGAGGGGGATCTATTTATTCTCGCTACTGATGGTGTCTATGAGTTTGTTAGTGAAGCGTATATATTAGCGACTATTGCAGAATTTGATAATTTAACGCTTGCCGCAGAGAGGATCATAGAGCAAGCGATGTTGTCGGGTAGTGATGATAACTTAACTATTCAGATTGTTAAGATAGAAAAATTACCCAATTATCAACTCAGCGAAGTTCAGCAGCATGTCTCAATGCTACCTTTACCGCCGAGATTAACAGCGAGAATGGTATTTGATGGTTATACGATTCTTCGTGAAATATATATAAGCAGTCGTAGCCATGTATTTCTAGCATCTGATATAGAAAGTCAGCAACTTGTGGTTATTAAAACCCCCTCAACGGAACTGCGTAATGATAAACAATACCTAGAACGTTTTATGCTCGAAGAGTGGATCGCCAAACGTATTAATAATCCGCATGTGGTGAAAGCAATAGAGCCAACTCGTAAGCGCAATTTCTTATATTTGGTGAGTGAATATATTGAAGGTATTTCATTAAAACAGTGGATGATAGACAACCCGCAAGCAACCATTAATCAAGTAAGAGATATTATTGGACAAGTTGCAAAGGGGTTGCAAGCGTTTCATCGACAAGAGATGGTTCATCAAGACTTACGCCCCGATAATATTATGATTGACCATAACCAGACCGTTAAGATCATCGATTTTGGTTCGACCTTCATCGCGGGAGTAACGGATATTAAAAATGAAGAAGCAGTAAGAGGTACTATGCGTTACTCTGCTCCTGAATATTTTTTAGGTGAAGTTGGCACTGCCCGTTCCGATATTTATGCACTAGCGGTCATTACCTACCAAATGTTATCAGGCCGTTTTCCATACCATGCAAAAATAGCGCAGGTAAGAAGTCTTTCGGCACAACGACGTTTGAGTTATACAAGTTTAATTAATGATGATACCGAATTTCCTATCTGGATTGACGACACCTTGCGTAAGGCCTTAAACGTTGAACCTGCAAAGCGTTACGCAGAGTTATCGGAATTCATACATGATTTAAAGCAGCCAAATAAGAGGTTTATAAATCGCACGAGTCGGCCACTCATTGAACGTAATCCGGTTCTGTTTTGGCAAGGTATGAGTTTTATTTTGTTGCTAATTATTGTTGCTCAGTGGTTAATCTAG
- the recR gene encoding recombination mediator RecR, whose protein sequence is MGSISLLEELTQALQCLPSVGPKSAQRMVYHLLDKNRQGGLRLSHVLERAIHEIGHCQQCRTFTETELCNICSNEKRNNSPLICVVEMPVDVLAIEQTALFSGTYFVLMGHLSPLDGIGPEQLGLPLLESQLAKGKIEEIILATNPTVEGEATAYYIATLAKKYNIAVSRIAHGVPVGGELEFVDSTTLSHSFSGRSIF, encoded by the coding sequence ATGGGCTCTATCTCTTTACTTGAAGAACTAACTCAAGCGTTGCAATGCTTACCTAGTGTTGGCCCAAAGTCAGCGCAACGTATGGTGTATCACCTGTTAGATAAAAATCGTCAAGGCGGCTTAAGGCTGAGCCATGTGCTAGAGCGGGCAATTCATGAGATTGGTCATTGCCAGCAATGTCGCACCTTCACGGAAACCGAGTTATGTAACATCTGTAGTAATGAGAAGCGTAATAATAGTCCGTTAATTTGTGTTGTGGAAATGCCCGTGGATGTTCTTGCCATCGAACAAACTGCGCTTTTTTCTGGCACCTATTTTGTATTAATGGGGCACCTTTCTCCTCTTGATGGCATTGGTCCAGAGCAGTTGGGCTTGCCTTTATTGGAAAGCCAATTAGCTAAGGGAAAAATAGAGGAGATTATTCTAGCAACGAATCCAACGGTAGAAGGGGAGGCAACGGCTTATTATATTGCGACCTTAGCAAAAAAATACAATATCGCCGTAAGCCGTATTGCGCATGGTGTGCCAGTGGGTGGCGAACTTGAATTTGTCGATAGTACCACACTGTCACACTCATTTTCTGGACGTTCTATTTTTTAA